The Streptomyces racemochromogenes DNA segment CGCACTGCGGACGGGGATCATCCACTGATCCGCCCCGAGGCTCCCGGGCGAACCGCCGGGAGGCCCCGGGAACCGGCCGCCGTTCTCCCCCTCGCGCCCGTCGACGGAACGTTCCGGCGACGGGCGCGTCACATACACGGATACCCTTGACCGGTGACCGACGCCCAAGAGACCGCAGCACACCTGCGCACCACCACCGGGGGCGGCCCCCCGGACGCCGAGGTTCCGTCCGATGGGCAGCCGACGCCGATCCCCTTGCTGGAGCCCCGTGAGGGCATTCCGCCGGTCGTCGCCGACGCCGACGCCCTCGCCCGGGTCGTCGCGGCCTTCGCCGCCGGCACCGGGCCCGTGGCCGTCGACGCCGAGCGCGCCTCCGGCTACCGGTACGGCCAGCGCGCCTACCTCGTACAGCTGCGCCGCGAGGGCGCGGGCTCCGCGCTCGTGGACCCGGTGGGCTGTCCGGACCTGTCCGCGCTGGGCGAGGCGCTGTCCGGTACCGAATGGATCCTGCACGCCGCCACCCAGGACCTGCCGTGCCTGCGGGAAATAGGCATGGTGCCCACCTCGCTCTTCGACACCGAGCTGGCCGGCCGCCTGGCGGGCTTCCCCCGGGTCGGACTCGGCGCGATGGTGGAGAGCGTGCTCGGCTACGCCCTGGAGAAGGGGCACTCCGCCGTCGACTGGTCCACCCGGCCGCTCCCCGAGCCCTGGCTGCGCTACGCGGCGCTCGACGTGGAGCTGCTGGTGGACCTGCGGGACGCGCTGGAGAAGGAACTGGAGCGGCAGGGCAAGCTGGAGTGGGCCCGCCAGGAGTTCGACGCCATCGCCTCGGCCCCGCCCGCCCCTCCCCGCAAGGACCCCTGGCGCCGCACGTCCGGCATGCACAAGGTGCGCCGCCGCCGGCAGATGGCGGTCGTCCGGGAGCTGTGGGAGTCCCGCGACCGCATCGCGCAGCGCCGGGACGTCTCCCCCGGCAAGGTGCTGGGCGACGCCGCGATCGTGGAGGCGGCCCTGGCCCTCCCCGCGAACGTGCACGCCCTGTCCTCCCTGCCCGGGTACGGGCAGCGGATGGGCCGGCGCCAGCTGGACCAGTGGATGGCGGCCGTGGACCGGGCGAAGGCCCTGCCCGAGAGCGAGCTGCCGCAGCCCGGGGCCTCCCCCTCCGGCCCGCCCCCGCCGCGTTCCTGGGCGGACAAGGACCCGGCCGCCGCGGCCCGGCTCGCGGCGGCCCGCACCGCCGTCTCGACGCTGGCCGAGCGGCTGAACCTGCCGCAGGAGAACCTGATCACTCCGGACACCGTGCGCCGGCTGTGCTGGGAGCCCCCCAAGCGGCTCGACGCGGACACGGTGGCGCAGGCCCTGGCCGGCCACGGCGCCCGCCCCTGGCAGATCGAGCAGGTGACCCCGGTGCTGGTCACGGCCCTGGCCGCGACCGCCTGACCCCGGCACCACGAAAACCCCGGCACCCCCGAAAGCCCCCGGCCCCCGGCCGGGGGCTTTCGCGCTGTCCCCGCGCGCCCCGCGGGAGTGTGACCTTCGCCGCTCCTCGGGGAGGGGGTGTGCACATTGGTTACCCGCAAGTAGCATGGGCCGGGTGAGCGGGCGCTCAGCCATACCGGCCGGGTCGCCCCCGCGCAGCAGCGCCATCCCGTACCTGGAGGAGAGCCAACGTGCCTCGTACCGTCAGGGACGTCGTCTTCGTCGACGGCGTCCGCACCCCGTTCGGCAAGGCGGGCCCGAAGGGCATCTACCACGAGACCCGCGCCGACGACCTCGTCGTGAAGGCGATCCGGGAGCTGCTGCGCCGCAACCCGGACCTGGACCCCAAGAAGATCGACGAGGTCGCCATCGCCGCGACCACGCAGATCGGCGACCAGGGCCTGACGCTGGGCCGCACGGCCGGCATCCTCGCGGGCCTCCCCCAGTCCGTCCCGGGCTACTCCATCGACCGCATGTGCGCCGGCGCGCTGACCGCCGTGACCGCCGTCGCGGGCGGTGTGGCCTTCGGTGCGTACGACGTCGCCCTCGCCGGCGGTGTCGAGCACATGGGCCGCCACCCCATGGGCGAGGGCGTCGACCCGAACCCGCGCTTCGTCTCCGAGAAGCTGGTCGACGAGTCCGCCCTGTTCATGGGCATGACCGCCGAGAACCTGCACGACCGGTACCCGACGATCACCAAGCTCCGCGCCGACGAGTACGCCGTGCGCTCGCAGGAGAAGGCCGCCAAGGCGTACGCCGACGGCAAGATCCAGCAGGACCTGGTCCCGATCTCGGTGCGCAACACCAACGCGGAGGTCGGTGAGACGGGCTGGGGCCTGGTCACCTCCGACGAGCCGATGCGCCCGGGCACCACGCTGGAGAACCTGGCGAACCTGAAGACCCCCTTCCGTACGCACGGCCGGGTCACCGCGGGCAACGCCGCCGGTCTCAACGACGGTGCCACCGCCGCGATCATCGCGTCCGAGGACTTCGCCCGCGAGAACAACCTCCCGGTCAAGATGCGCCTCGTCTCCTACTCCTTCGCGGGCGTGGAGCCGGAGGTCATGGGTTACGGCCCGATCCCGGCGACCGAGAAGGCCCTGGCCCAGGCCGGCCTGACGATCGACGACATCGGTCTGTTCGAGGTCAACGAGGCCTTCGCCGTGCAGGTGCTGGCCTTCCTGGAGCACTACGGCATCGCCGACGACGACGCCCGTGTGAACCAGTACGGCGGCGCCATCGCCTTCGGTCACCCGCTGGCCTCCTCCGGCGTCCGCCTGATGACGCAGCTGGCCCGCCAGTTCGAGGAGCAGCCGCACGTCCGCTACGGCCTGACCACCATGTGCGTCGGCTTCGGCATGGGCGCCACGGTCATCTGGGAGAACCCGAACTTCAACGCCGAGGGAGACTCCAAGTGAGCACCACCGCTGAGCTCCTGAAGGGTGCGGCCGAGCTGTTCCCGGACGAGGTCGTCACGTCCGCGCACGTCCGCCACCTGGACCTGCCGTTCGGCGCCGGGCGCTTCGCCCTCATCACGCTGGACAACGGCTTCGACCACACCAAGCCGACCACCTTCGGCCCCCAGTCCCTCGCCAACCTGAACGCGGCGATCGACCAGGTCGAGCAGGAGGCCGCGGCCGGCTCCATCGTCGGCGCGGGCATCACCGGCAAGCCGTTCATCTTCGCGGTCGGCGCCGACCTCAAGGGCGTCGAGCTGCTGAAGAAGCACGACGAGGCGCTCGCCATCGGCAAGGGCGGCCACGACGTCTTCAAGCGCCTCTCCGCGCTGGCCGTCCCCACCTTCGCGTACTACAACGGCGCGGCGATGGGCGGCGGTGTCGAGGTCGGCCTGCACTGCTCGTACCGCACCGTCTCGAAGGCCATCCCGGCCTTCTCGCTGCCCGAGGTCTTCCTCGGCCTGGTTCCGGGCTGGGGCGGCTGCGCCATCCTCCCGAACCTGATCGGCGCGGAGCGCGCGGTCTCGGTCATCATCGAGAACTCGCTCAACCAGAACCGACAGCTGAAGGGCAAGCAGGTCTTCGAGCTCGGCATCGCCGACGCGATCTTCGAGGGCGCCGACTTCCTGGAGCAGTCCCTCATCTGGACCGCGAAGGTCCTCAAGGGCGAGACCGAGGTCGTACGCGCCGAGGTCGACCGCGGCGAGGCCTGGGACGCGGCCGTCGCCAAGGGCCGCTCCATCGCGGACTCCAAGGTGCACGGCGCCGCTCCGGCCGCCTACCGCGCGCTGGAGATCATCGCCGCGGCCAAGGACGGCGACCTCCAGGCCGGCTTCGACGCCGAGGACAAGGCTCTGGCCGACCTCATCATGGGCGGCGAGCTGCGCTCGGGCATCTACGCCTTCAACCTGGTCCAGAAGCGCGGCAAGCGCCCGGCCGGTGCCCCGGACAAGTCCCTGGCGCGTCCGGTCACCAAGGTCGGCGTCGTCGGCGCGGGCCTGATGGCCTCGCAGCTGGCGCTGCTGTTCCTGCGCCGCCTGGAGGTGCCGGTGGTCCTCACCGACATCGACCAGGAGCGCGTGGACAAGGGCGTGGGCTACGTCCACGCCGAGATCCAGAAGCTGCTCGGCAAGGGCCGCATCAACCAGGACAAGGCCAACCGCCTGACCGCCCTGGTGACCGGTGTCCTGGACAAGGCCGAGGGCTTCGCGGACGCGGACTTCATCATCGAGGCCGTGTTCGAGGAGATGTCCGTCAAGCAGAAGGTGTTCGCGGAGGTCGAGGCGGTCGCCCCGGCGCACGCGATCCTCGCCACCAACACCTCCTCGCTGTCGGTGTCGGAGATGGCCTCCAAGCTCCGGCACCCGGAGCGCGTGGTCGGCTTCCACTTCTTCAACCCGGTCGCGATCCTCCCGCTGCTGGAGATCGTCCGCGGTGAGCAGACGGACGACGCCTCCCTGGCCACGGCCTTCGGCGTCGCCAAGAAGCTGAAGAAGACCGCGGTCCTGACGAAGGACGCCCCGGCGTTCGTCGTGAACCGCATCCTGACCCGCTTCATGGGCGAGATCCAGAACGTCATCGACGAGGGCACCCCGGTCGCCACGGCGGAGAAGGCCATCGAGCCGCTCGGCCTGCCGATGTCCCCGCTGGTGCTGCTGGAGCTCGTCGGCCCGGCGATCGGCCTGCACGTCTCCGAGACGCTGAACCGTTCCTTCCCGGAGCGCTTCACCGTCTCCCCGAACCTCAAGCGCGTGGTCGAGGCCGGCAAGCGCGGCTTCTACGTCTACTCCGCCGAGAACGGGTTCAAGCCGGAGCTGGACCCCGAGGTCGCCGCCCTCCTGGTGCAGGGCGACTCCGTGCTCACCGAGGAGCAGGTCCGCGACCGCGTCCTGGACGCGGTGGCGCAGGAGATCGGCCTGATGCTGGAGGAGGGTGTCGTGGCCGAGGCCCAGGACATCGACCTCTGCCTCATCACCGGTGCGGGCTGGCCCTTCCACCTGGGCGGCATCACCCCGTACCTGGACCGTGAGGGCGTCTCGGAGCGGGTGAACGGCAAGAAGTTCCTCGCCCCGGGCGTCGCCAGCGTCCCGGCGTAACACCGCGGGCAGCAACGCGAAGGGCCCGTCCGCACCTGGTGCGGACGGGCCCTTTCCCGTATGCCTTCCCCGTATGCCCTCCGCGTGGCGGCTACGGCTCCCAGCTACCGGCTACCGGCTACCGGCTACCGGCTACCGGCGGCCGAGCCGGCCGGTCTTGACCAGGCGCTGGGCCGCCGGCGAGTCCGGGTTGATGCCGAGCGCCCGCCGCCCCGCCGTCAGGCGCAGATCGTCGCCGCGCTTGCCCAGCTTGGCGGCGGTCTCCGCGATCCGCAGCCACACCATGGCGCGCCCGCTGTCGGCGCAGACCTCGGCGGCCCGCTCGATCAGCTGCCTGGCCCGGTCGGTCTCCTTGCGGCGGATGTGGGCCTGGGCCATGCCGAGGAGCAGTTCCAGGTTCTCCTGCTCGGCGAGCAGGCGCGCGCCGACCTCCAGGACGCCCTGGTCGTCCTTGGCCTCGACGAGCGAGGCGAAGCCGCTCATCGAGACGTCGGTGACGGGCGCCTCCTCCGGCTCGCGACGCTCCCCGGTGCTGCGCAGGGTCCAGCCCAGGCCGCGCCGCCACTTCCAGGTGCGCGGGCCGGGCAGTTCCAGGCGGGTGCGGGTGCGTTCGTTGAAGTGCATGGCCAGCTCGGGGCGCTCCTCCCACCGGTCGACGGCCGCGGCGATGTACGCCTCGGCCACCGGGCGCAGGAAGCCGAACCGCTTGGGCTGCATGCAGTAGCCCACGGCCTGGACGTACGGGGTGACCTCGGTCCGGACGTGTTCGGCGTCGAGGATCCGGTCCACCGGGGCGGCCGCCGGGTCCTCCAGGTCGGGGACCAGGGCGTGGGTGAGGGTGGCGGGGATCCGGTTGCTGTTGGCGTAGGGCCGCATGCGCCGGACGACCTCCAGGGCGCCGGTCTGGGCGACGGGGATCCCGTACAGGGCGCGGGCGGTGAACAGGCCGGTGGAGAAGCAGCCGATCACCCGGCCGGGGCGCAGGTACGCGAAGACGGTCTCGGCGAGGACCGGGACGTCCAGCACGAGGAAGGGGACGCCTGCCTCGCGGGCCGCGCCGGCGAGGGCGTCGGAGAGGGCGGAGGGGGCGGAGGGGTGGGGTTTGAAGACGACGGCGGTGTGGCCGAGCCGTACGGCGTGCTCGAACATGCGCCGGTGCAGGTCCTCTTCCTCCTCCTCGGTGAGGATGCCGAGCGGGGAGAGGTACTGGCCGAGGAGGAGCGCGGTCCCCGGGCCTCCCCGGGCGAGCTGCCGCGGGATCGCCCGGTCGAGGATCGGACGGCACTCCTCGGTGAGCTCCGCCAGCAATTCGAGCACGGCGCCGGTGTGCACGGGCCGCGAGGGGATCCCGTACTCGGTGAGGAGCATGGGCAGCAGGGCCGGGACGAGGTCGAGGTAGAGGACCTGGGCGATCCGCCCGTGCAGGGGACGGGGCAGGTCGTTGCGGGTGGGGCCGTAGCTCATGACGCCGTCGGCGTACACGGCGAGGGTGGCGTCGGAGAAGATCTTGCAGAGCGTCTGGGCGGGCTTGACCTGGATCGACTCGACGACGAGTTCCAGGGGCCCGGGCCGGATGGCCATCTTCTCCGCCATGACGGTGCGCCACAGGGGGGCGTCCTCGTCGCGGGGGGCCCACACCGCGGGGTGGAAGGGGTAGATGAGGTCGTTCCAGTAGACGACCCGGTGGAAGCGCCTGAGGACGGCGGCGGCGCCGGGCATGTGGTGCAGCGGGGTGGCGACTTCGGGGATGTCGACGTTGTTGCAGACGAGCAGGACCCGCTCGCGGTCGTCCCGGCCGAACTGCCCGGCGTCGATGGCGGCGGCCACCGTCATGGCGCCGTAGAGGGTGGAGGCGGCGAATATCCGGGTCATCGGGCGGCGGCGCCCTGGTGCTGCGACATGAGTTCCCTGAGCTTGGTCACGCGTGCGGAGTCCATTCCCGCCAGGGTTCCTTCCAGGATGTCCTGGGGGAGGTCGAAGAGGATCTGCGCGCCGCGTGCGCGCAGCAGGTCCCGGGTGAGTTCCTCGTACTGCTCCTCGCGGCCCAGGTGGATGACGATGAGCGCGCACAGGGTCCGCATGGCCTTGAAGGACAGTTCGTATCCGCGCGGGTGGTGGGAGAGCTCGTCGAAAATCATCCGGAAGGCGGGGAGGAAGTCCAGCTGCCGTTCGTCGGGGACCTTGGTGAGGGAAGTGGACACGTCGCGGCGGTAGAAGACGCCGTGGAGGTCGACCACTCCGAAGGACCGCATCCGCAGGTGCAGCTTGTAGAACCAGGGGCGGTCCTCGGCGGTGCGCAGGCTCTCGTCGAAGAAGAGGGCGTCGGCCTGCCGCAGCCGTTCACGGTCGTAGATGCCGGCCCAGGACTGCGGGTAGTCCATGAAGGTGGAGGCGTCGACGGGGCCTATGTAGTCGGCGGGATCGAGCGGGAGGGCCCTCGGCGCGAGCGGCGCCATGACGATCTTCCGCTTTCTTCCGTACGCGCGGACGTGGCCGGTGCGCAGGAAATCCACACCGGACTCGCTCATCCAGCCGACCAGTTGCGCGAGATATCCGGGGGCGTACCAGTCGTCGCCGTCGAGGAAGGTGAAGAAACGGCCGCGGGCGGCGGCCAGGCCGATGTTGCGGGTGGCCGAAATGCCGAGGTTCCGCTCGTTGCGGATCAGTACGGCGCCGGGAATCCCGGGGACCATCTCCCGCAGTATCTCCGACGTGCCGTCGACGGAGCAGTCGTCCACGACGATGAACTCGAAGTCCTCCCGGGCATTGAGCGCCAAGGACTTGAGCGCCGTCCGGCAGAACTCCCGGACGTCACACATCGCGACGATTACCGAAAGGGTCACCACCGGAGCACTCACCTTCTCCCCCTTGCCCACACACGTCCGCCGGAGCCGCACGGACGGACCGGACATCATGATAGGAGCGCCCGGAGAGGCACCCGGATCCTCCGGGTGTGACGTACAACTCCCCCGGCCGTCGAAGCCTTTCCGTGACACATAAGGCTCAGGTGAGCATGTAGGGTCTATGGGGCCCGGCGGCAGTCCCGCCCCTGGCCCGCGCCGGCCGCGGGCACGCCGACGGCAGTTGGGCTCCGCCGACCGACCGGGAATCACCAAGTGCGCATCCACGTGCTCGCAGACTCCGACACCCGCTGGAAATGGGGCGCGGGGCTGGCCGTGGGCCTGGCACCGGGCAGCGAGGTGCACGCCCACATGCTGCGCGGCCGCAGCACGCCGACGGCGCGCCAGCTGGCGGAGGTCGGCATCACCCCCGCCTCGATCACCGAGGCCACGCTCGCCGGTTTCGCGGCGGCACCGGAACTCGACGGAGCGGATCTGATCATCCTGGGCACGGTCGGCGGCGCCACCCACGCCGCCCTGCACGCGCTCGCCCGCCGGTTCGCCGGGGCGCCGCGGCGGCCGGTACTGATGACGGGTTACGTGGGCGTCGTCTACGAGAAGATGGCCGACGGCCTCCTGCTGCGGGCCGGCGCCGACATCGTCCTCGCCAACAGTCCGTTCGACCGGCGCCGATTCACCGAGGTGTACGAGCCGCTCGGAATTCCCGTTTCCTGCATCGTCCAGACGGCGCTCCCCTTCCTCGACCAGAGGCCTTACGACGCGAACCGCACGCACGCGGCCCACCCCTATACGGTGTGCTTCGCCGTCCAGCCGTCGGTGCCCGCCGACCGCGGCGGCCGCCTTTACCTGCTGCGCCGCGCGATATCCCATGCGCGGCTGCGCCCGGGACGCGACGTACTGGTCAAACTCCGCAGCAGGCCCGGTGAGGCGACCACCCATGTGGAGGCCTTCCACTACCAGGTGCTCGCGGAACAGCTGGAAGAGCCGCTGCCGCCGAATCTGCATTTCGTCTACGGGAACATGTCGGACACTCTCGACCGCACGGACCTGCTCGTGACGGTCAGTTCCACGGCCGCCCTGGAATCGATGCACCGGGGAATGCCGACCGCGATCCTCAGCGACCTCGGAGTCCGGGAAGTCCACGGAAACCACTATTTCACCGGTTCCGGATGCGTCACCGACTGGACCGCGATAGACGAGGGCGCCGCCCCGCTCGCGGACGAATCCTGGACGGCCGACCAGGGAATCCGCGCGGTGAATCCGTACGGGGAACTGCGCCGCCGCATCGAGCAGTTGCGCGGCACCGCGCTGCCGCCGATATCCCCGTACTACACGGCCGACAGCGCACCCGAATACGTGGGGGCGCTGCTGCGCCGCCGGGGGCTGAACCCGGACGGCTCCCCCGGCGCGGCGGCCGCCGCCCGACGCCCGAGCGGCCCCATGCGGCGCACCTCCCGCCGCGTGCTCAAGGTCGCCTACCAGTTCGGGGTCCAGCGCGTGGCCCCGAAGATCCAGCAGTGGGGCGGCGTGTGACCGCCCCCGTCGTACCGGCACCCCAGGGGGAAGCCTCGTGAACGTCACCGCCGTCATACCCGCCCGGGGCGGCTCCAAGGGCATCCCCGGCAAGAACACCGCCGAGGTCGGCGGGGTACCCCTCGTCGCCCGGGCCGTCCTCGCCTGCCGGGGCGCCGCCCACGTCGGCCGGGTGGTGGTCTCCACCGACGACGCGTCGATCGCCCGCGCCGCCGTCGCGGCGGGCGCGGAGGTCGTCGACCGGCCGGCGGAGCTGGGCTCGGACCGGGCGTCCAGCGAGTCCGCTCTGCTGCACGCCCTGGACGTGCTGGAGGAACGTCACTGCGAGCCCGTGGACGTCCTCGTCTTCGTGCAGTGCACGAGCCCCTTCACCACCCCGGAGGAGGTCGAGGAGACCGTCCTGGCCGTGCTGCGCGACGGCGCCGACTCGGCCTTCACCGCCGTGCCCTTCCACGGCTTCCTCTGGGGCACCGGGCCCGCCGGGGCACAGCCCGGCCACCACGCGCACGGGATCAACCACGACAGCTCCGTACGCCTGCGCCGCCAGGACCGCACCCCCGAGTACCTGGAGTCGGGCGCCGTCTACGCCATGCGCGCCGAAGGCTTCCGCCGGCACGGCCACCGCTTCTTCGGCCGGACCCAGCTCGTCCCCACCGCCCCCGAGCGGGCCGTCGAGATCGACGAGCCCGGCGACCTCGCCCGGGCCCGGGCCCTGGCCCCCCTCCTCGACGCCCCGCGGACCCCGGCGGCCACGCCGTCGCCGGTCCCCTCGCGAAACCCCTCGCAGTACCCCGGAAAGGAACTCTGAACAGTGGTGCACAGCAGCCGAATCCGCCGGATCGGGAACAAGGAGGTCGGCCCCGGCCGGCCCACCTACGTGATCGGCGAGATCGGGATCAACCACAACGGTGAGCTCGCCAACGCCCTCGCGCTGATCGACGCGGCCGCCGACGCGGGCTGCGACGCCGTCAAGTTCCAAAAGCGCACCCCCGAGATATGCACGCCCCGCGACCAGTGGGACATCGAGCGGGACACCCCCTGGGGCCGGATGACGTACATCGACTACCGCCACCGCGTCGAGTTCGGCGAGGACGAGTACCGGGCCATCGGCGAGCACTGCGCCGAGCGCGGCATCGCCTGGTTCGCCTCCCCGTGGGACACCGAGGCCGTGACCTTCCTGGAGAAGTTCGACGTCCCGGCCCACAAGGTGGCCTCCGCCTCGCTGACCGACGACGAGCTGCTGCTCGCCCTGCGCGCCACCGGCAAGACGGTCATCCTGTCCACCGGCATGTCCACCCCGCAGCAGATCCGGCACGCCGTGGAGGTGCTGGGCAGCGCGAACGTCGTCCTGCTGCACGCCACCTCGACGTACCCGGCCAAGGCCGAGGAGCTCAACCTGCGCGTCATCAACACGCTCCAGGAGGAGTACCCCAACGTCCCCATCGGCTACTCCGGCCACGAGACGGGCCTGCAGACCACCGTCGCCGCCGTCGCCCTCGGCGCCTGCGCCGTGGAACGGCACATCACCCTGGACCGCGCCATGTGGGGCTCCGACCAGGCCGCCTCCGTCGAGCCGGGGGGCCTGGCCCGCCTGGTCCGCGACATCCGCACCATCGAGACCGCCCTCGGCGACGGCGTCAAGCGCGTCTACGCCTCCGAGCTCGGGCCGATGAAGAAGCTCCGCCGCATCCAGGGCACCCTCCCCGCCGAGGGCGTGACGGCCTCGGCATGAGCGAAACCCTCGCCCTGGTGGAGAGCCCGGCTCAACTACTGAACGTCCTGGAGTGGGCGTACGTCCA contains these protein-coding regions:
- a CDS encoding DUF6716 putative glycosyltransferase: MRIHVLADSDTRWKWGAGLAVGLAPGSEVHAHMLRGRSTPTARQLAEVGITPASITEATLAGFAAAPELDGADLIILGTVGGATHAALHALARRFAGAPRRPVLMTGYVGVVYEKMADGLLLRAGADIVLANSPFDRRRFTEVYEPLGIPVSCIVQTALPFLDQRPYDANRTHAAHPYTVCFAVQPSVPADRGGRLYLLRRAISHARLRPGRDVLVKLRSRPGEATTHVEAFHYQVLAEQLEEPLPPNLHFVYGNMSDTLDRTDLLVTVSSTAALESMHRGMPTAILSDLGVREVHGNHYFTGSGCVTDWTAIDEGAAPLADESWTADQGIRAVNPYGELRRRIEQLRGTALPPISPYYTADSAPEYVGALLRRRGLNPDGSPGAAAAARRPSGPMRRTSRRVLKVAYQFGVQRVAPKIQQWGGV
- a CDS encoding HRDC domain-containing protein; translation: MTDAQETAAHLRTTTGGGPPDAEVPSDGQPTPIPLLEPREGIPPVVADADALARVVAAFAAGTGPVAVDAERASGYRYGQRAYLVQLRREGAGSALVDPVGCPDLSALGEALSGTEWILHAATQDLPCLREIGMVPTSLFDTELAGRLAGFPRVGLGAMVESVLGYALEKGHSAVDWSTRPLPEPWLRYAALDVELLVDLRDALEKELERQGKLEWARQEFDAIASAPPAPPRKDPWRRTSGMHKVRRRRQMAVVRELWESRDRIAQRRDVSPGKVLGDAAIVEAALALPANVHALSSLPGYGQRMGRRQLDQWMAAVDRAKALPESELPQPGASPSGPPPPRSWADKDPAAAARLAAARTAVSTLAERLNLPQENLITPDTVRRLCWEPPKRLDADTVAQALAGHGARPWQIEQVTPVLVTALAATA
- a CDS encoding polysialyltransferase family glycosyltransferase; the encoded protein is MTRIFAASTLYGAMTVAAAIDAGQFGRDDRERVLLVCNNVDIPEVATPLHHMPGAAAVLRRFHRVVYWNDLIYPFHPAVWAPRDEDAPLWRTVMAEKMAIRPGPLELVVESIQVKPAQTLCKIFSDATLAVYADGVMSYGPTRNDLPRPLHGRIAQVLYLDLVPALLPMLLTEYGIPSRPVHTGAVLELLAELTEECRPILDRAIPRQLARGGPGTALLLGQYLSPLGILTEEEEEDLHRRMFEHAVRLGHTAVVFKPHPSAPSALSDALAGAAREAGVPFLVLDVPVLAETVFAYLRPGRVIGCFSTGLFTARALYGIPVAQTGALEVVRRMRPYANSNRIPATLTHALVPDLEDPAAAPVDRILDAEHVRTEVTPYVQAVGYCMQPKRFGFLRPVAEAYIAAAVDRWEERPELAMHFNERTRTRLELPGPRTWKWRRGLGWTLRSTGERREPEEAPVTDVSMSGFASLVEAKDDQGVLEVGARLLAEQENLELLLGMAQAHIRRKETDRARQLIERAAEVCADSGRAMVWLRIAETAAKLGKRGDDLRLTAGRRALGINPDSPAAQRLVKTGRLGRR
- a CDS encoding glycosyltransferase family 2 protein, which gives rise to MTLSVIVAMCDVREFCRTALKSLALNAREDFEFIVVDDCSVDGTSEILREMVPGIPGAVLIRNERNLGISATRNIGLAAARGRFFTFLDGDDWYAPGYLAQLVGWMSESGVDFLRTGHVRAYGRKRKIVMAPLAPRALPLDPADYIGPVDASTFMDYPQSWAGIYDRERLRQADALFFDESLRTAEDRPWFYKLHLRMRSFGVVDLHGVFYRRDVSTSLTKVPDERQLDFLPAFRMIFDELSHHPRGYELSFKAMRTLCALIVIHLGREEQYEELTRDLLRARGAQILFDLPQDILEGTLAGMDSARVTKLRELMSQHQGAAAR
- a CDS encoding thiolase family protein produces the protein MPRTVRDVVFVDGVRTPFGKAGPKGIYHETRADDLVVKAIRELLRRNPDLDPKKIDEVAIAATTQIGDQGLTLGRTAGILAGLPQSVPGYSIDRMCAGALTAVTAVAGGVAFGAYDVALAGGVEHMGRHPMGEGVDPNPRFVSEKLVDESALFMGMTAENLHDRYPTITKLRADEYAVRSQEKAAKAYADGKIQQDLVPISVRNTNAEVGETGWGLVTSDEPMRPGTTLENLANLKTPFRTHGRVTAGNAAGLNDGATAAIIASEDFARENNLPVKMRLVSYSFAGVEPEVMGYGPIPATEKALAQAGLTIDDIGLFEVNEAFAVQVLAFLEHYGIADDDARVNQYGGAIAFGHPLASSGVRLMTQLARQFEEQPHVRYGLTTMCVGFGMGATVIWENPNFNAEGDSK
- a CDS encoding 3-hydroxyacyl-CoA dehydrogenase NAD-binding domain-containing protein — its product is MSTTAELLKGAAELFPDEVVTSAHVRHLDLPFGAGRFALITLDNGFDHTKPTTFGPQSLANLNAAIDQVEQEAAAGSIVGAGITGKPFIFAVGADLKGVELLKKHDEALAIGKGGHDVFKRLSALAVPTFAYYNGAAMGGGVEVGLHCSYRTVSKAIPAFSLPEVFLGLVPGWGGCAILPNLIGAERAVSVIIENSLNQNRQLKGKQVFELGIADAIFEGADFLEQSLIWTAKVLKGETEVVRAEVDRGEAWDAAVAKGRSIADSKVHGAAPAAYRALEIIAAAKDGDLQAGFDAEDKALADLIMGGELRSGIYAFNLVQKRGKRPAGAPDKSLARPVTKVGVVGAGLMASQLALLFLRRLEVPVVLTDIDQERVDKGVGYVHAEIQKLLGKGRINQDKANRLTALVTGVLDKAEGFADADFIIEAVFEEMSVKQKVFAEVEAVAPAHAILATNTSSLSVSEMASKLRHPERVVGFHFFNPVAILPLLEIVRGEQTDDASLATAFGVAKKLKKTAVLTKDAPAFVVNRILTRFMGEIQNVIDEGTPVATAEKAIEPLGLPMSPLVLLELVGPAIGLHVSETLNRSFPERFTVSPNLKRVVEAGKRGFYVYSAENGFKPELDPEVAALLVQGDSVLTEEQVRDRVLDAVAQEIGLMLEEGVVAEAQDIDLCLITGAGWPFHLGGITPYLDREGVSERVNGKKFLAPGVASVPA
- a CDS encoding N-acetylneuraminate synthase family protein, whose amino-acid sequence is MHSSRIRRIGNKEVGPGRPTYVIGEIGINHNGELANALALIDAAADAGCDAVKFQKRTPEICTPRDQWDIERDTPWGRMTYIDYRHRVEFGEDEYRAIGEHCAERGIAWFASPWDTEAVTFLEKFDVPAHKVASASLTDDELLLALRATGKTVILSTGMSTPQQIRHAVEVLGSANVVLLHATSTYPAKAEELNLRVINTLQEEYPNVPIGYSGHETGLQTTVAAVALGACAVERHITLDRAMWGSDQAASVEPGGLARLVRDIRTIETALGDGVKRVYASELGPMKKLRRIQGTLPAEGVTASA